In the genome of Pseudomonas putida, one region contains:
- a CDS encoding cysteine hydrolase family protein, whose product MSHLYADPAEPALPATGFKLDLSKAALVVIDPQNDFLSPAGASWAVFGESIVENNTVENLEKLFKAFKAHDLPVAVSPHYYYPHDHDWHFGGPLEKVMHSICMFDRKGPNTLENFEGSGADFLEIYKPYILDGETIIASPHKVYGPETNDLALQLRKKGVSQIILAGMAANLCVESHLRELLEQGFEIVVVRDATAGPRLPDGDGYLAAIINYRFLAHGLWTTEETIAQLQPA is encoded by the coding sequence ATGAGCCATCTGTACGCCGACCCCGCCGAACCCGCACTGCCTGCCACTGGTTTCAAGCTCGACCTGAGCAAAGCCGCCCTGGTGGTCATCGACCCACAGAACGACTTCCTCAGCCCTGCCGGCGCCAGTTGGGCGGTGTTCGGTGAGAGCATCGTCGAGAACAACACCGTCGAAAACCTGGAAAAACTGTTCAAGGCCTTCAAGGCTCACGACCTGCCCGTGGCCGTGTCGCCACACTATTACTACCCGCACGACCACGACTGGCATTTTGGCGGTCCGCTGGAAAAGGTCATGCACAGCATCTGCATGTTCGATCGCAAGGGACCGAACACCCTGGAAAACTTCGAAGGCTCCGGCGCCGATTTCCTCGAGATCTACAAGCCGTACATTCTCGACGGCGAGACCATCATCGCCTCGCCGCACAAGGTCTACGGCCCGGAAACCAACGACCTGGCGCTGCAATTGCGCAAGAAAGGCGTGTCGCAGATCATCCTCGCCGGCATGGCGGCCAACCTTTGCGTGGAATCACACCTGCGCGAACTGCTCGAACAGGGCTTTGAAATAGTCGTGGTACGCGACGCCACCGCCGGCCCGCGCCTGCCGGATGGCGACGGCTACCTGGCGGCCATCATCAATTACCGCTTCCTCGCCCACGGGCTGTGGACCACCGAAGAGACTATCGCGCAACTGCAACCGGCTTGA
- a CDS encoding TetR/AcrR family transcriptional regulator → MARPVNLEVRSRLLSIGRQVVHNRGFNGCGVQDITAAAEIPKGSFYNYFASKEDFAAEILEEYWTSIETRHGPIFYDARVKPLERIGQFFQALVLEHGEHEYSLGCLIGNLSLEMSNGSEQTRKRLADVLARWEGLLASCLREAQQRRELSETHDAEALASVIVEGWEGAVMRGKVLRDGAPLQRFVSMVLPRLLE, encoded by the coding sequence ATGGCTCGCCCGGTCAACCTCGAAGTCAGATCCCGTTTGCTGTCGATTGGCCGCCAGGTGGTTCACAACCGTGGCTTCAACGGCTGCGGCGTCCAGGACATCACCGCCGCTGCCGAGATTCCCAAGGGCTCTTTCTACAACTACTTCGCCAGCAAGGAAGACTTCGCGGCAGAGATCCTCGAGGAATACTGGACCTCGATCGAAACCCGCCACGGGCCGATCTTCTACGACGCCCGGGTCAAGCCGCTGGAGCGCATCGGCCAGTTCTTCCAGGCCCTGGTGCTCGAGCACGGCGAGCATGAATACAGCCTGGGTTGCCTGATTGGCAACCTGTCCCTGGAAATGTCCAATGGCAGCGAACAAACCCGCAAGCGTCTGGCCGATGTGCTGGCGCGCTGGGAAGGTTTGCTCGCGAGCTGCCTGCGTGAAGCGCAGCAGCGCCGCGAACTCTCTGAAACTCACGACGCCGAAGCGCTGGCCAGTGTCATCGTCGAAGGCTGGGAAGGTGCGGTCATGCGCGGCAAGGTCCTGCGCGACGGTGCACCTCTGCAGCGTTTCGTATCGATGGTCTTGCCTCGGCTATTGGAGTGA
- a CDS encoding GntR family transcriptional regulator, whose product MSNPYPIQTLNHSYLGSGIYELLREALITGRFQPDDRLRIRDLAEQLGTSVTPVRDAILQLAKEQALILKTPRDIRVPILTAAQYGEIRSIRLALEGLAAETAAALVTDSELADLQACIENNIAAINAQDLQAALKCNQQFHYALTTIARMPVLAGLLDSLWMRTGPLIARAYGNFNERMAIDHHWEVLDALKRRDGAAARAAICRDILDGNEKMLEYIEMAQAD is encoded by the coding sequence ATGAGCAACCCCTACCCTATTCAAACCCTCAATCACTCTTACCTGGGCAGTGGCATCTACGAGTTGCTGCGCGAGGCACTGATCACCGGGCGTTTCCAGCCCGATGACCGCCTGCGCATCCGCGACCTGGCCGAACAACTGGGCACCAGCGTCACACCGGTGCGCGACGCGATCCTGCAACTGGCCAAGGAACAGGCGCTGATCCTCAAGACCCCGCGTGACATCCGCGTACCCATCCTCACCGCCGCGCAATACGGCGAGATCCGCAGCATCCGCCTGGCGCTTGAAGGCCTGGCTGCGGAGACGGCCGCCGCGCTGGTGACCGACAGCGAACTCGCAGACCTGCAAGCCTGCATCGAAAACAACATCGCCGCGATCAACGCCCAGGACTTGCAAGCCGCTCTCAAGTGCAATCAGCAATTTCACTACGCGCTGACCACCATCGCGCGCATGCCGGTGCTGGCGGGTTTGCTCGATAGCCTGTGGATGCGCACCGGCCCACTGATCGCCCGTGCCTATGGCAACTTCAACGAGCGCATGGCCATCGACCATCACTGGGAAGTGCTCGACGCACTCAAGCGCCGCGATGGCGCGGCGGCACGGGCGGCCATCTGCCGTGACATTCTCGATGGCAACGAGAAGATGCTCGAGTACATCGAGATGGCGCAGGCGGACTGA
- a CDS encoding ISL3 family transposase — protein sequence MHPIDLAAFWPGYDAVTCRPSTDNTLLIELEPQAGSLPKCGRCGQFSPLIHDRRIRLVRDRDLFDQRVLLQLPVRRVDCLSCGRVTERIDWLEPASRLTQRLRIWLESLLRLLPISHVSQLTGLHWHTLKTLDKRRLQAEVGNFDSTGVRRLVMDEFALHKGHRYATVIMDAERTRVLWVGHGNSREAVRPFFELLGKHCQQIEAVAMDMNTAFDLEVKKHCPQAEVVYDLFHVVARYGRDVIDRIRVDQANLLREDKPARKAVKQSRWLLLRNRNNLKDGQAVQLQELLAANQPLATVYVLKDALKDVWFAPSVREGWRRWRTWLRHARDSGLAPLQRFARNLRKYARGILASANFHMHTSVLEGVNNRIKVIKRMAYGFRDSEYFFLKIKAAFPGKAR from the coding sequence GTGCATCCTATTGATCTTGCCGCTTTCTGGCCAGGCTACGACGCCGTTACCTGTCGCCCATCTACCGATAACACCCTCCTCATTGAGCTTGAACCTCAAGCCGGCTCTCTTCCTAAGTGCGGGCGTTGTGGCCAGTTCAGCCCGTTGATTCACGATCGCCGGATTCGTCTGGTGCGTGATCGTGATCTGTTCGATCAGCGCGTCCTGCTTCAACTACCAGTGCGCCGAGTCGATTGCCTGAGTTGTGGGCGGGTGACCGAGCGGATCGACTGGTTGGAGCCAGCATCTCGGCTGACCCAGCGGTTACGGATATGGCTCGAAAGCTTGCTGCGGCTGCTGCCGATCAGCCACGTCAGCCAGCTCACCGGCCTGCATTGGCACACCCTCAAAACGCTCGATAAACGACGCCTTCAAGCCGAGGTAGGCAACTTCGATTCAACCGGTGTCCGCCGCCTGGTGATGGACGAGTTCGCCCTGCACAAAGGGCATCGCTATGCCACGGTCATCATGGATGCCGAGCGAACGCGGGTATTGTGGGTCGGCCACGGCAACAGCCGCGAGGCGGTCCGCCCGTTCTTTGAATTGCTCGGCAAGCACTGCCAGCAGATAGAGGCGGTGGCCATGGACATGAACACGGCTTTTGATTTGGAGGTGAAGAAGCATTGCCCGCAAGCCGAAGTGGTGTACGACCTGTTTCACGTCGTCGCGCGCTACGGTCGGGATGTGATCGACCGTATCCGGGTTGACCAGGCCAACCTCCTGCGCGAAGACAAGCCGGCACGAAAGGCGGTCAAGCAAAGCCGCTGGCTGCTGCTGCGCAATCGCAACAACCTGAAGGACGGACAAGCCGTGCAGCTTCAAGAACTACTCGCGGCCAACCAGCCGCTGGCTACGGTCTATGTCCTCAAGGATGCGCTGAAGGATGTCTGGTTCGCCCCCAGCGTACGAGAGGGCTGGCGCCGCTGGCGAACCTGGTTGCGGCACGCCCGGGACAGCGGCCTCGCGCCGCTACAGCGCTTCGCTCGCAACCTGCGCAAATACGCCCGAGGCATCCTCGCCAGTGCCAACTTCCATATGCATACCAGCGTCCTTGAGGGCGTCAACAACCGCATCAAGGTGATCAAGCGTATGGCCTATGGTTTTCGGGACTCGGAATACTTTTTCCTGAAAATCAAGGCTGCCTTCCCCGGGAAAGCGCGATGA
- a CDS encoding DM13 domain-containing protein yields MKKQLKIILLASHLALFGAGVGLGIYILPILTAQENATIAEIEEVQKVAKYSGEFKKDQKGSDALHWANGQLFVTDNEIVFKGDVAPGPDYKIYLTKKQATDKESFLDIKKEAILIGELKNFGNFKKTIPASVNVNEFTTVQIWCEHFSKFIGSAKYQ; encoded by the coding sequence ATGAAAAAGCAATTAAAAATAATTCTGCTCGCGTCCCACCTGGCTCTGTTTGGCGCGGGAGTTGGGCTAGGGATCTATATACTTCCGATTTTGACAGCACAAGAAAACGCCACCATCGCCGAAATTGAAGAAGTGCAAAAGGTGGCAAAGTATAGCGGAGAGTTCAAGAAAGATCAGAAAGGCAGCGACGCCCTTCACTGGGCGAATGGACAACTTTTTGTTACGGATAACGAAATTGTATTTAAAGGTGATGTAGCACCTGGTCCAGACTACAAAATTTACCTGACAAAGAAACAAGCCACCGACAAAGAATCGTTTTTGGACATAAAGAAAGAAGCAATTCTGATTGGCGAATTGAAAAACTTCGGGAATTTCAAGAAAACCATTCCTGCAAGCGTCAACGTCAACGAGTTTACAACGGTCCAAATATGGTGCGAGCATTTCTCTAAGTTCATCGGCTCCGCAAAATATCAGTAA
- a CDS encoding IS30 family transposase has product MSYSELSVEERATIQIGHAQGFSLRGIACLINRSPSTISRELRRNRDACGGYSARVAQQQMQARRQVCRPKQKLLPGSERFELVAHMLRERLSPEQIAGKLRSMNIPSLRDAYVCRETIYNAIYALPVGELRKELIICLRQSKTMRRPRSGGVDRRGQIPERVSIHVRPPEIEDRLMPGHWEGDLIKGKANASSVGTLVERTSGYLMLVKMNDATATSAMEGFSAALNGMPLAMRKSMTYDQGREMARHAEITQQTGVAIYFCDPHSPWQRGSNENINGLIRQYLPKGTDLSVHSQEELDAIALQLNMRPRKRFDFKCPIEVMDEVMQEAMAMRHDAPASIQ; this is encoded by the coding sequence ATGTCTTATTCCGAACTCAGCGTTGAAGAGCGCGCCACCATTCAAATCGGTCATGCCCAAGGTTTCAGCCTGCGCGGGATTGCCTGCTTGATCAACCGATCCCCTTCGACCATCAGCCGGGAGCTGCGCCGCAATCGAGATGCCTGTGGCGGCTACTCGGCCCGCGTGGCCCAGCAGCAGATGCAGGCCCGCCGTCAGGTGTGTCGACCGAAGCAAAAGCTGTTGCCGGGTAGCGAGCGCTTCGAATTGGTGGCGCATATGCTGCGTGAGCGTTTGTCTCCCGAGCAGATTGCCGGCAAGCTGCGCAGCATGAATATTCCCAGCCTCAGAGATGCCTACGTCTGTCGCGAGACGATCTATAACGCGATCTATGCCTTGCCAGTCGGCGAGCTGCGTAAAGAGCTGATCATCTGCCTGCGCCAAAGCAAGACGATGCGCAGGCCGCGCTCTGGCGGCGTGGATCGGCGCGGTCAGATCCCTGAGAGGGTCAGTATTCATGTACGTCCGCCGGAGATCGAAGACCGACTGATGCCAGGGCATTGGGAAGGCGACCTGATCAAGGGCAAGGCCAACGCCTCGTCTGTAGGTACGCTGGTGGAGCGCACCAGTGGCTACCTGATGCTGGTGAAGATGAACGACGCGACGGCGACCTCGGCGATGGAAGGCTTCAGTGCAGCGCTCAATGGCATGCCGCTGGCGATGCGCAAGAGCATGACCTACGACCAGGGCCGAGAAATGGCGCGGCATGCTGAAATCACCCAGCAGACCGGGGTGGCGATTTACTTCTGCGACCCGCACAGCCCTTGGCAGCGCGGCAGTAACGAAAACATCAATGGCCTGATCCGCCAGTACCTGCCCAAGGGCACGGACTTGTCGGTGCATAGCCAGGAGGAACTGGATGCCATCGCACTGCAACTGAACATGCGCCCCCGTAAGCGCTTCGACTTCAAGTGTCCGATCGAGGTTATGGACGAGGTGATGCAGGAAGCTATGGCTATGCGGCATGATGCTCCAGCTTCAATTCAATAA
- a CDS encoding DNA methyltransferase yields the protein MDYEQLPRAALVRMLQEHDAALADAGKNGIVMSYTGRAAPWQIIRQVKPKLHRIIKKVSFGEETAQSENEIWDGENLSAMVTLYKYRGQVDLVVTDPPYNTGEDFRYNDKWDKDPNDPDLGDVVPKDDGSKHSKWLRFMTPRNWMMREMLTPGGVMAICIDHRELFRLGMLMDEIFGEENRIGIINWQKSYSPRSDNKGAAAKTECNT from the coding sequence ATGGATTACGAACAACTGCCGAGGGCCGCCTTGGTCCGTATGCTGCAGGAGCATGATGCGGCGCTTGCCGATGCTGGCAAGAATGGCATCGTTATGAGTTACACCGGGCGGGCTGCTCCCTGGCAGATCATCCGCCAGGTCAAGCCGAAGCTGCATCGTATTATCAAGAAAGTATCCTTTGGAGAGGAAACCGCCCAGTCAGAGAATGAGATCTGGGACGGTGAAAACCTTTCTGCGATGGTCACGCTCTATAAATATCGTGGTCAAGTTGATCTTGTAGTAACAGACCCGCCGTACAACACCGGCGAGGACTTCCGCTATAACGACAAGTGGGACAAGGATCCAAACGATCCAGATCTCGGCGATGTAGTTCCTAAAGATGATGGGTCCAAGCACAGCAAATGGTTGCGCTTCATGACACCCAGAAACTGGATGATGCGTGAGATGCTAACCCCAGGCGGGGTTATGGCTATCTGTATTGATCATAGGGAACTATTTAGACTTGGCATGCTCATGGACGAAATCTTCGGCGAAGAGAATCGCATTGGCATAATCAATTGGCAGAAAAGCTATTCACCTCGCAGTGATAATAAGGGGGCGGCGGCGAAAACTGAGTGCAACACCTGA
- the argC gene encoding N-acetyl-gamma-glutamyl-phosphate reductase — translation MASPLIFIDGDQGTTGLQIHQRLRDRTDLRLITLSPEHRKDPQRRAEIINACDIAILCLPDQAARDAVASIENPAVRVIDASSAHRTHLDWTYGFAEMNSQQAQRIATARRVSNPGCYPTGAIGLLRPLLEAGLLPRDYPTNIHAVSGYSGKGRVGVQEHEGEGASQAPAFQVYGLGLAHKHIPEIQQQSGLMERPMFVPAYGAFRQGIVLTIPLQLRLLAPGVDAVRLHACLMQHYVDADHVQVMSMQEAKGLTCLDPQALNGTDSLRLVVCENDETGQVLLAAVFDNLGKGAAGAAVQNLDLMVAGT, via the coding sequence ATGGCAAGTCCTCTTATATTCATCGACGGCGACCAAGGCACCACCGGGTTGCAAATCCATCAACGTCTACGCGACCGGACCGATCTGCGGCTTATCACGCTCAGCCCCGAACATCGCAAGGATCCGCAACGTCGCGCCGAAATCATCAACGCCTGCGACATCGCGATTCTCTGCTTGCCCGACCAAGCCGCACGCGACGCTGTAGCGAGCATCGAAAACCCCGCCGTTCGGGTGATCGATGCGAGTTCGGCGCACCGCACCCATCTAGACTGGACCTATGGTTTCGCGGAGATGAACTCGCAGCAGGCCCAACGCATCGCCACGGCACGGCGGGTCAGCAATCCCGGTTGCTATCCCACGGGGGCGATAGGGCTGCTGCGCCCATTGCTGGAGGCCGGGTTGCTGCCCAGGGACTATCCGACGAACATTCATGCTGTGTCGGGCTATTCCGGAAAAGGGCGCGTTGGCGTGCAAGAGCATGAGGGAGAGGGCGCATCACAGGCGCCCGCGTTTCAGGTTTATGGTCTGGGGCTGGCACACAAACATATTCCGGAGATTCAGCAGCAAAGCGGTCTGATGGAGCGGCCGATGTTTGTGCCGGCTTATGGGGCTTTTCGGCAGGGGATCGTGCTGACCATACCGTTGCAACTTCGCTTGTTGGCGCCGGGCGTGGATGCGGTGCGGTTGCATGCGTGTCTTATGCAGCACTACGTCGATGCGGACCATGTACAGGTGATGTCGATGCAGGAGGCCAAAGGGTTGACGTGCCTTGATCCTCAGGCGCTTAACGGGACTGATAGTTTGCGATTGGTGGTGTGTGAAAATGATGAGACGGGGCAGGTTTTGTTGGCTGCGGTGTTTGACAATCTTGGGAAGGGAGCCGCTGGAGCGGCGGTGCAGAATCTGGATTTGATGGTTGCAGGAACATGA
- a CDS encoding LysR family transcriptional regulator, whose translation MREISLDRLRTLVAIADLGSFAEAARVLHLAPPTVSLHIADLESRVGGKLLSRTRGRIQPSAIGETLVERARRLLADAEQALEDVERQVQGLAGRVRLGASTGAIAQLMPQALETLGQRHPAIDVQVAVLTSQETLKKLAEGSLEIGLVALPQTPVKELRIEPWRRDPVMAFLPARWECPDVVTPGWLAAQPLILNDKTTRLSRLTSEWFASDGRQPTPRIQLNYNDAIKSLVAAGYGATLLPHEASTPLPDTRIVMRPLQPLLWRQLGIAHRGGDVERPTQHVLDVLWGLSAG comes from the coding sequence ATGCGCGAAATCAGCCTGGACCGTCTGCGCACGTTGGTGGCCATTGCCGACCTGGGTTCGTTTGCCGAGGCGGCCCGTGTGCTGCACCTCGCGCCACCCACGGTCAGTTTGCATATTGCCGACCTGGAGTCGCGGGTTGGCGGAAAGCTGTTGTCGCGCACACGTGGGCGCATTCAGCCTTCGGCGATTGGAGAAACGCTGGTGGAGCGCGCGCGGCGCCTGTTGGCGGATGCGGAGCAGGCGCTTGAGGACGTGGAGCGTCAGGTGCAGGGCTTGGCCGGGCGTGTGCGGCTGGGTGCCTCCACAGGGGCCATCGCACAGTTGATGCCGCAAGCTTTGGAGACGTTGGGCCAACGCCACCCCGCTATCGATGTGCAGGTCGCGGTGCTCACGTCGCAGGAAACTTTGAAGAAGCTTGCCGAGGGCTCTTTGGAGATCGGTCTGGTCGCGCTGCCACAGACCCCGGTGAAGGAATTGCGGATCGAGCCATGGCGGCGGGACCCGGTCATGGCCTTCTTGCCGGCTCGCTGGGAATGCCCGGATGTTGTGACCCCCGGTTGGCTGGCCGCCCAGCCATTAATTCTGAATGACAAAACTACTCGGCTTTCGCGCTTGACCTCGGAGTGGTTCGCCAGTGATGGACGGCAGCCCACGCCGCGTATTCAACTGAACTACAACGATGCGATCAAAAGCCTAGTGGCGGCCGGTTATGGTGCGACGTTGTTGCCGCATGAAGCCTCCACGCCATTGCCCGATACCAGGATCGTCATGCGGCCATTACAGCCCTTATTGTGGCGTCAACTTGGTATTGCCCACCGTGGTGGGGACGTCGAGCGGCCTACGCAACATGTGCTGGATGTGTTGTGGGGGTTGAGTGCGGGCTAG
- a CDS encoding uracil-DNA glycosylase family protein, with amino-acid sequence MQRFERLSLVIVLGSYAMDYHLGTGKTPLTRVVEAWREHWPQAFPLPHPSPRNNRWLVRNPWFQQDVLPALQARVQAVLTANPKETP; translated from the coding sequence ATGCAGCGTTTCGAGCGCCTGTCGCTGGTCATCGTGCTGGGCAGCTACGCCATGGACTACCACCTCGGTACTGGCAAGACGCCGCTCACCCGGGTGGTCGAAGCCTGGCGCGAGCACTGGCCGCAAGCGTTCCCCCTGCCTCACCCTAGCCCGCGCAACAATCGCTGGCTGGTGCGCAACCCCTGGTTCCAACAAGACGTGCTGCCCGCGCTGCAAGCACGCGTCCAGGCAGTCCTCACCGCCAACCCCAAGGAAACCCCATGA
- a CDS encoding carboxymuconolactone decarboxylase family protein, which translates to MTQIAPLTIDTADAATAATLKAVKAKLGMVPNLFATLAHAPAALNGYLGLSETLGTGRLNASQREIVALAAGQANRCQYCLSAHTLIGKGAGLSAEAIAAARTGQAANALDDAIAGFARALVEQRGVVSADAMANYRRAGLDDGLILEVIANVALNTLTNYTNHIADTTVDFPVVAV; encoded by the coding sequence ATGACCCAAATCGCCCCCCTGACCATCGACACCGCTGACGCCGCTACCGCTGCCACACTCAAGGCCGTCAAAGCCAAGCTTGGCATGGTGCCGAACCTGTTCGCCACGCTGGCCCACGCGCCGGCGGCGCTCAATGGCTACCTCGGCTTGTCCGAAACGCTGGGCACCGGCCGCCTGAATGCCTCCCAGCGCGAGATCGTTGCGCTCGCTGCCGGTCAAGCCAATCGCTGCCAGTATTGCCTGAGCGCACACACCCTGATCGGCAAAGGTGCCGGACTGTCGGCAGAGGCCATCGCCGCGGCCCGCACCGGCCAGGCGGCCAACGCACTTGACGATGCAATCGCCGGCTTTGCCCGCGCGCTGGTCGAGCAACGCGGCGTGGTGTCGGCCGACGCCATGGCCAACTACCGCCGCGCGGGGCTCGACGACGGCCTGATACTGGAAGTGATCGCCAACGTCGCGCTGAACACGCTCACCAACTACACCAACCACATCGCCGACACCACGGTGGATTTCCCCGTGGTCGCCGTCTGA
- a CDS encoding helix-turn-helix transcriptional regulator, protein MADRLAGLLRHYSLSARVFHSGAFCGQHHYAAPHGYIHLVRRGPITVRSPVHEDLLVTEPSLLFYPRVASHRFVAAPGDTAERLCAEVDLGASTGNPLAMALPSMLLIPLADLPGLGPTLELLFAEAERDQCGRQAAIDRLCELLLIQLLRYLMDGRLGATGLLAGLADPKLARAITAMHDAPQTAWSLEALAAKAGMSRARFAAAFKDAVGVTPGDYLADWRMNVSCTLLKQGRPVAVVADRVGYGSPNALARAFRVRMGCAPRDWLAQQRGDAALSGS, encoded by the coding sequence ATGGCGGATCGACTGGCCGGCTTGCTCCGGCACTACTCGCTTTCGGCGCGCGTTTTTCACAGCGGCGCCTTCTGTGGGCAGCATCATTACGCGGCGCCGCATGGCTATATCCATCTGGTGCGGCGCGGCCCGATTACGGTGCGTTCGCCCGTGCATGAAGATCTGCTGGTTACCGAGCCGAGCCTGCTGTTTTATCCGCGCGTGGCGTCGCATCGTTTTGTCGCCGCCCCCGGCGATACCGCTGAGCGGTTGTGTGCGGAGGTCGACCTGGGCGCTTCGACGGGCAATCCGTTGGCCATGGCCTTGCCGTCGATGCTGCTGATTCCGTTGGCGGACTTGCCCGGCCTCGGGCCGACGCTAGAGTTGCTGTTTGCCGAAGCCGAGCGCGACCAGTGCGGTCGGCAGGCCGCCATCGACCGCTTGTGCGAGTTGCTACTGATCCAGTTGCTGCGTTATCTGATGGATGGGCGGCTTGGCGCCACCGGACTGCTGGCGGGCCTGGCCGACCCGAAACTCGCGCGCGCCATAACCGCCATGCACGATGCGCCGCAGACCGCGTGGTCGCTCGAGGCGCTGGCGGCGAAGGCGGGCATGTCACGCGCGCGCTTCGCCGCCGCGTTCAAGGACGCGGTGGGCGTCACGCCGGGCGACTATCTGGCCGACTGGCGGATGAACGTCAGTTGCACCCTGCTCAAGCAGGGGCGGCCGGTGGCGGTGGTGGCCGACCGCGTCGGCTACGGCAGCCCGAACGCTCTGGCGCGCGCCTTCCGCGTGCGCATGGGCTGCGCCCCGCGCGACTGGCTGGCGCAGCAGCGCGGTGACGCGGCGCTCAGCGGTTCGTGA
- a CDS encoding APH(6)-I family aminoglycoside O-phosphotransferase, which produces MFMPPVFPAHWHVSQPVLIADTFSSLVWKVFLPDGTPAIVKGLKPIEDIADELRGADYLVWRSGRGAVRLLGRENNLMLLEYAGERMLSHIVAEHGDYQATEIAAELMAKLYAASEEPLPSALLPIRERFAALFQRARDDQNAGRQTDYVHAAIIADQMMSNASELRGLHGDLHHENIMFSSRGWLVIDPVGLVGEVGFGAANMFYDPADRDDLCLDPRRIAQMADAFSRALDVDPRRLLDQAYAYGCLSAAWNADGEEEQRDLAIAAAIKHVRQTSY; this is translated from the coding sequence ATGTTCATGCCGCCTGTTTTTCCTGCTCATTGGCACGTTTCCCAACCTGTTCTCATTGCGGACACCTTTTCCAGCCTCGTTTGGAAAGTTTTTTTGCCAGACGGGACTCCTGCAATCGTCAAAGGATTGAAACCTATAGAAGACATTGCTGATGAACTGCGCGGGGCCGACTATCTGGTATGGCGCAGTGGGAGGGGAGCAGTCCGGTTGCTCGGTCGTGAGAACAATCTGATGTTGCTCGAATATGCCGGGGAGCGAATGCTCTCTCACATCGTTGCCGAGCACGGCGACTACCAGGCGACCGAAATTGCAGCGGAACTGATGGCGAAGCTGTATGCCGCATCTGAGGAACCCCTGCCTTCTGCTCTTCTCCCGATCCGGGAGCGCTTTGCAGCTTTGTTTCAGCGGGCGCGTGACGATCAAAACGCAGGTCGTCAAACTGACTACGTCCACGCGGCGATTATAGCCGATCAAATGATGAGCAATGCCTCGGAACTGCGTGGGCTACATGGCGATCTGCATCATGAAAATATCATGTTCTCCAGTCGCGGCTGGCTGGTGATAGATCCAGTCGGTCTGGTCGGTGAAGTGGGCTTTGGCGCCGCCAATATGTTCTACGATCCGGCTGACAGAGACGACCTTTGTCTCGATCCTAGACGCATTGCACAGATGGCGGACGCATTCTCTCGTGCGCTGGACGTCGATCCGCGTCGGCTGCTCGACCAGGCGTACGCTTACGGGTGTCTTTCCGCGGCTTGGAACGCGGATGGAGAAGAGGAGCAACGCGATCTAGCTATCGCGGCCGCAATCAAGCACGTGCGACAGACGTCATACTAG